In one window of Gemmatimonadota bacterium DNA:
- a CDS encoding HU family DNA-binding protein, producing the protein MARLAARRSGALLCPPSSCHPSTPQERLVTKQQLARALATTLDRSKADAVRIVEAIFGADGLIAAELRRGRKVQITGFGSFETRKRAARTARNPRTGRAMTIKASVAPVFRAGSALKDRVNRR; encoded by the coding sequence ATGGCGCGGCTTGCGGCGCGTCGGAGCGGGGCGCTATTATGCCCGCCCTCTTCCTGCCACCCATCGACGCCGCAGGAGCGCCTCGTGACCAAACAGCAGCTCGCGCGGGCCCTCGCCACCACCCTGGATCGCTCCAAGGCCGACGCGGTGCGCATCGTCGAGGCCATCTTCGGCGCCGACGGCCTCATCGCCGCCGAGCTCCGCCGGGGCCGCAAGGTCCAGATCACCGGCTTCGGCAGCTTCGAGACCCGCAAGCGGGCGGCGCGCACGGCCCGCAATCCCCGGACCGGGCGCGCCATGACCATCAAGGCTTCCGTGGCGCCGGTTTTCCGCGCCGGATCGGCTTTGAAGGACCGCGTGAATCGCCGCTAG
- the gcvP gene encoding aminomethyl-transferring glycine dehydrogenase, which translates to MPDATSQTHASYTLLRTDRFVHRHLGPRPEDIREMARLIGYETLDQFIDAVVPGDIRLRDPLDLPPNRSEREALVALRGIAAQNRLCRNYIGMGYYGTFTPQVIQRNILENPGWYTAYTPYQAEIAQGRLEALLNFQTMVSDLTGLPVANASLLDEGTAAAEAMAMTLAVKKVNGTPVYLVDERCHPQTIAVVETRAWARGITVQRGRAEDFQFGGDVIGCLVQYPATDGGVHDYAAVCARAHQSGALVTVATDLLALTLLAPPGEWGADIAVGNSQRFGVPMGFGGPHAAFFAVRDEHKRHMPGRIIGVSRDSSGRLALRMALQTREQHIRRDKATSNVCTAQVLLAVMASMYAVYHGPEGLTRIAERVHTQATMLAAALRQLRYHVVHNHFFDTVCVEVRPANLPRILDAARSRKINLRVLDSHHITVALDESVSVADLSDLISIFSLDVALPSMLGDTASHVRPGIPDGLRRTSPFLTHRVFHRCHSETEMLRYIKRLEAKDLSLTSAMIPLGSCTMKLNATTEMMPVSWREFNRLHPFQPASQVQGYLQLFSQLEASLAEITGFDRVSLQPNAGSQGEFAGLLVIRKYHECRGEGHRRTCLIPMSAHGTNPASAVMAGLTVVPVATDPQGNVDLADLRAKAAQHAATLACLMVTYPSTHGVFEPTIREICTIVHQHGGQVYMDGANMNAQVGLCRPGDFGADVCHLNLHKTFCIPHGGGGPGMGPICVARHLAPHLPDHPVVPLGIPQSCGTISAAPWGSPAVLPISYAYIALMGSDGLAEATKVAILNANYIAHRLSPHFPVLYSGAHGLVAHECILDMRPFKQSAGIEVEDIAKRIIDYGFHPPTVSFPVPGTLMIEPTESEPREELDRFIDAMISIRQEIREVEEGKVPRDNNVLTNAPHTLVQVIGNAWDRPYSREQAAFPMPGLREHKSWPTVGRVDGAYGDRHLVCTCPPMAEYGS; encoded by the coding sequence ATGCCCGACGCCACCAGCCAGACCCACGCCTCCTACACCCTGCTCCGCACCGACCGGTTCGTGCACCGGCACCTCGGCCCCCGCCCCGAGGACATCCGGGAGATGGCCCGGCTCATCGGCTACGAGACCCTCGACCAGTTCATCGACGCGGTGGTCCCCGGCGACATCCGCCTCCGGGACCCGCTCGACCTTCCGCCCAACCGCAGCGAGCGGGAGGCGCTGGTGGCGCTGCGCGGGATCGCCGCGCAGAACCGGCTGTGCCGCAACTACATCGGCATGGGGTACTACGGCACCTTCACGCCCCAGGTAATCCAGCGGAACATCCTGGAGAACCCGGGCTGGTACACCGCCTACACCCCCTACCAGGCGGAGATCGCGCAGGGCCGCCTCGAGGCGCTGCTCAATTTCCAGACGATGGTCTCCGACCTCACCGGCCTGCCGGTGGCCAACGCCTCCCTGCTCGACGAGGGCACCGCGGCGGCAGAGGCCATGGCCATGACCCTGGCGGTCAAGAAGGTCAACGGCACCCCGGTCTACCTGGTGGACGAGCGCTGCCACCCCCAGACCATCGCCGTGGTCGAGACGCGCGCCTGGGCCCGCGGGATCACCGTGCAGCGGGGCCGCGCGGAGGACTTCCAGTTCGGCGGGGACGTGATCGGCTGCCTGGTGCAGTACCCGGCCACCGACGGCGGCGTGCACGACTACGCCGCGGTGTGCGCCCGGGCGCACCAGTCGGGGGCGCTGGTCACGGTGGCCACCGACCTGCTGGCGCTCACGCTGCTGGCGCCGCCCGGCGAGTGGGGCGCGGACATCGCGGTGGGCAACAGCCAGCGCTTCGGGGTGCCGATGGGCTTCGGCGGCCCGCACGCGGCGTTCTTCGCGGTCCGGGACGAGCACAAGCGGCACATGCCCGGCCGGATCATCGGCGTCTCGCGGGACTCGAGCGGCCGCCTGGCGCTGCGCATGGCGCTGCAGACCCGGGAGCAGCACATCCGGCGCGACAAGGCCACCAGCAACGTCTGCACCGCGCAGGTGCTGCTGGCCGTCATGGCCAGCATGTACGCGGTGTACCACGGCCCCGAGGGGCTCACGCGCATCGCGGAGCGAGTGCACACCCAGGCCACCATGCTGGCGGCGGCGCTGCGGCAGCTGCGCTACCACGTGGTGCACAACCACTTCTTCGACACCGTCTGCGTCGAGGTGCGGCCGGCCAACCTGCCCCGCATCCTCGACGCCGCGCGGTCGCGCAAGATCAACCTGCGGGTGCTCGACAGCCACCACATCACCGTGGCGCTGGACGAGTCGGTGTCGGTGGCCGACCTCTCCGACCTGATCTCCATCTTCTCGCTCGACGTGGCGCTTCCCAGCATGCTGGGCGACACCGCGAGCCACGTGCGGCCGGGCATCCCGGACGGGCTCCGCCGCACCTCGCCCTTCCTGACCCACCGGGTGTTCCACCGCTGCCACAGCGAGACGGAGATGCTGCGGTACATCAAGCGGCTGGAGGCCAAGGACCTCTCGCTCACCTCGGCGATGATCCCCCTCGGCTCGTGCACCATGAAGCTCAACGCCACCACCGAGATGATGCCGGTCTCGTGGCGCGAGTTCAACCGGCTGCACCCCTTCCAGCCGGCCTCGCAGGTGCAGGGCTACCTGCAGCTGTTCAGCCAGCTGGAGGCCTCGCTGGCGGAGATCACCGGCTTCGACCGGGTGTCGCTGCAGCCCAATGCCGGGAGCCAGGGGGAGTTCGCCGGGCTGCTGGTGATCCGGAAGTACCACGAGTGCCGTGGCGAGGGCCACCGGCGCACCTGCCTGATCCCGATGTCGGCGCACGGCACCAACCCGGCCAGCGCGGTGATGGCGGGCCTCACGGTGGTGCCGGTGGCCACCGACCCGCAGGGCAACGTGGACCTGGCCGACCTCCGGGCCAAGGCGGCGCAACACGCCGCCACCCTGGCCTGCCTGATGGTGACCTACCCGTCCACCCACGGGGTGTTCGAGCCGACCATCCGCGAGATCTGCACGATCGTGCACCAGCACGGCGGGCAGGTCTACATGGACGGCGCCAACATGAACGCGCAGGTGGGCCTGTGCCGCCCCGGCGACTTCGGCGCGGACGTCTGCCACCTCAACCTGCACAAGACCTTCTGCATCCCGCACGGCGGCGGCGGCCCGGGCATGGGCCCGATCTGCGTGGCCAGGCACCTGGCCCCGCACCTCCCCGATCACCCGGTGGTGCCGCTCGGCATCCCGCAGAGCTGCGGCACCATCAGCGCGGCGCCGTGGGGCAGCCCGGCGGTGCTCCCGATCAGCTACGCCTACATCGCGCTCATGGGCAGCGACGGCCTGGCCGAGGCCACCAAGGTGGCGATCCTCAACGCCAACTATATCGCGCACCGGCTGTCGCCCCACTTCCCGGTGCTCTACAGCGGCGCCCACGGCCTGGTGGCGCACGAGTGCATCCTCGACATGCGGCCCTTCAAGCAGTCGGCGGGGATCGAGGTCGAGGACATCGCCAAGCGGATCATCGACTACGGGTTCCACCCGCCGACCGTCTCGTTCCCGGTCCCGGGCACCCTGATGATCGAGCCCACCGAGAGCGAGCCGCGGGAGGAGCTGGATCGCTTCATCGACGCGATGATCAGCATCCGGCAGGAGATCCGCGAGGTCGAGGAGGGCAAGGTCCCGCGGGACAACAACGTGCTCACCAACGCGCCGCACACCCTGGTGCAGGTGATCGGCAACGCCTGGGACCGGCCCTACAGCCGGGAGCAGGCGGCCTTCCCCATGCCGGGGCTGCGGGAGCACAAGAGCTGGCCCACGGTGGGCCGGGTGGACGGTGCCTACGGCGATCGCCACCTGGTCTGCACCTGCCCGCCGATGGCGGAGTATGGGTCGTAG
- a CDS encoding dephospho-CoA kinase: protein MVHVALTGNIAAGKSSVAALLAGWGATVIDADQLAREAQAPGTPTLAAIAAAFGPEILGADGALDRARLRAIVLADPARRRLLEGIVHPAVAARREALVREAAARGDRLVVSDIPLLFEALDPAAFDAVILVDAPEAVRLARLAARPGLSAAEARALVAAQVPAERKRGWRGPRGEGVLLIENDGDRATLASRTRAVWDALQARLPPG, encoded by the coding sequence ATGGTCCACGTCGCGCTGACCGGCAACATCGCCGCGGGCAAGTCCTCGGTGGCCGCGCTGCTGGCCGGCTGGGGTGCCACGGTCATCGACGCCGACCAGCTGGCCCGTGAGGCACAGGCCCCGGGCACCCCGACGCTCGCCGCCATCGCGGCCGCGTTCGGACCGGAGATCCTCGGCGCGGACGGCGCGCTCGACCGGGCGCGGCTGCGGGCCATCGTCCTCGCCGACCCGGCGCGGCGCCGGCTTCTCGAGGGGATCGTGCACCCGGCCGTGGCCGCGCGGCGGGAGGCCCTGGTGCGGGAGGCCGCGGCCCGGGGCGACCGGCTGGTGGTGAGTGACATCCCGCTCCTCTTCGAGGCGCTCGATCCCGCGGCGTTCGACGCGGTGATCCTGGTGGACGCGCCGGAGGCGGTGCGCCTGGCGCGGCTCGCGGCCCGGCCGGGGCTCAGCGCGGCCGAGGCGCGGGCGCTGGTCGCGGCGCAGGTGCCGGCGGAGCGGAAGCGGGGGTGGCGCGGCCCGCGGGGGGAGGGGGTGCTGCTGATCGAGAATGATGGCGACCGCGCCACGCTCGCCAGTCGCACCCGGGCGGTGTGGGACGCGCTCCAGGCCCGCCTGCCGCCCGGATGA
- a CDS encoding DbpA RNA binding domain-containing protein, whose amino-acid sequence MSLAPAVAGALESFGCTADDPAVRDQVPPAARGTNLALAWPPAARYAAPALAGLVSALTQSDRQALILVPPHALDEWAAVLLPLVQAAGLPAAVTQEPARATRRLREGRLRLLLTTPETALALLTRSALKAETLGHVVLAWPELYPADEPLAALMQDVPAEAQRIVVLARAAASHPVLERYARRALLLGPLSGATTTERAAPVDVRMAVAGWAQRGSTLSRLLEAEDPARVTVWCADARSAAQASADLPVADASLVVTTGMPEPGSLIVAWDLPAPARLAELRALGEVVLLVPPHAVGYVTQVTAKAGRVRFAGPADQAREAAARRREATEAEIARGDLEGELLALAPLFERHDPALVAAALARLLRDRPVPTDAAPARDGAPASAAGKAQVWIGVGKKDGAGPGDVVAALARDAGVQADKIGRIELRELFCLVEVPAADAEGIARAISGKTIRRRQVVAKVDQGRPAPSGDSRGPSKPIRRGKPAPRKP is encoded by the coding sequence TTGTCGCTCGCGCCCGCGGTGGCGGGGGCGCTGGAGTCGTTTGGCTGCACGGCGGATGACCCCGCGGTGCGCGACCAGGTGCCCCCCGCCGCGCGGGGCACCAACCTCGCGCTGGCGTGGCCGCCGGCCGCACGCTACGCCGCGCCGGCGCTGGCCGGGCTGGTCAGCGCGCTCACCCAGAGCGACCGCCAGGCGCTTATCCTGGTCCCGCCCCACGCGCTCGACGAGTGGGCCGCCGTCCTCCTCCCCCTGGTCCAGGCCGCCGGCCTCCCGGCCGCGGTCACCCAGGAACCGGCCCGCGCCACCCGGCGCCTCCGTGAGGGCCGGCTCCGCCTCCTCCTCACCACCCCCGAGACGGCCCTCGCCCTGCTCACCCGCAGCGCGCTCAAGGCCGAGACGCTCGGTCACGTCGTGCTGGCGTGGCCGGAGCTCTACCCCGCCGACGAGCCGCTGGCCGCCCTGATGCAGGACGTCCCGGCGGAGGCGCAGCGGATCGTGGTCCTCGCCCGTGCCGCCGCCAGCCATCCGGTGCTCGAACGGTACGCCCGGCGGGCGCTGCTGCTCGGCCCGCTCTCGGGCGCCACCACCACCGAGCGTGCCGCCCCGGTGGATGTGCGGATGGCGGTGGCGGGCTGGGCGCAGCGCGGGAGCACCTTGAGCCGCCTCCTCGAAGCCGAGGATCCCGCGCGGGTCACCGTCTGGTGCGCCGATGCGCGGAGCGCGGCGCAGGCGAGCGCCGACCTCCCGGTGGCCGATGCCTCGCTGGTGGTGACCACGGGCATGCCGGAGCCGGGGAGCCTGATCGTGGCGTGGGACCTTCCCGCTCCGGCCCGGCTGGCCGAGCTGCGGGCGCTGGGCGAGGTGGTGCTGCTGGTCCCGCCGCACGCCGTGGGGTACGTGACGCAGGTGACGGCCAAGGCCGGCCGGGTGCGGTTTGCCGGACCGGCCGACCAGGCCCGTGAGGCGGCGGCACGGCGGCGCGAGGCCACCGAGGCGGAGATCGCCCGGGGCGACCTCGAGGGGGAACTGCTGGCGCTCGCGCCGCTGTTCGAGCGCCACGACCCCGCGCTGGTGGCGGCGGCGCTGGCCCGCCTGCTCCGCGACCGGCCGGTCCCCACGGACGCGGCCCCCGCGCGCGACGGCGCGCCGGCCTCCGCCGCCGGCAAGGCGCAGGTGTGGATCGGCGTGGGCAAGAAGGATGGCGCCGGCCCCGGCGACGTGGTGGCCGCGCTGGCGCGGGACGCCGGGGTGCAGGCCGACAAGATCGGTCGGATCGAGCTGCGGGAGCTCTTCTGCCTGGTGGAGGTGCCGGCGGCGGACGCGGAGGGCATCGCGCGCGCCATCAGCGGGAAGACGATCCGGCGGCGGCAGGTGGTGGCGAAGGTGGACCAGGGCCGCCCGGCGCCTAGCGGCGATTCACGCGGTCCTTCAAAGCCGATCCGGCGCGGAAAACCGGCGCCACGGAAGCCTTGA
- a CDS encoding ATP-binding protein — MTTPIGRVVATELKPSTPHQFHFWTARESPVGIGAIVRVEAPGRTVFGIVTDGFAYSDLLTPIHDVIGADGDPATAGDAPTERTEIRLYTAAVLRQLPEEPLQPVPLGAVHLAGDADVVTALRMDAFLHGGKPTGIPAGVYAAGGLEAPIYLDADFLLGPEAAHLNITGVSGLATKTSAVEFLLSSIFQTFPAHKGSVAAVCFNVKGPDLCFLDQPADLSDEDRRLYDRLGLRPEPFPDVTYHAPYKADGVNLNTLRTHEALAGNTVPLVWGLREVLDYAEVLLNKDDVDAKAGAFIDFLGERVVGREFRDITLSEETLEVRSFADLEDFFRRIFDFMEVQAKGSEVWRNHHLATIRKVRNRLGNISVRAKGLVTDDGQSSDLPWGAFRDRSVHVIDVAGVDPLAQDLVFARVVNKLKEHLERRDLGVDHVVVFVDELNKYAPADGQDTYVRRMLLELSERGRYLGLVLFSAQQFRSQVLRRVVGNAGTALLGRMDMDEIATPGYAILSPATRAKLAALPKGELMVRHPHFTQPLFVRFPRPAMLPGRAGVERFPPAADLPFPQAVARQLRALDPSVTAPKVEAVIDGRREDDVRRALHATRRARPDHVLAYFTAQLGKRVERQEPTGRSVTGLKRTTDPYG, encoded by the coding sequence ATGACCACCCCCATCGGCCGCGTCGTCGCGACCGAGCTCAAGCCCTCCACGCCCCACCAGTTCCACTTCTGGACCGCGCGGGAGTCGCCGGTGGGCATCGGCGCGATCGTGCGGGTCGAGGCGCCGGGCCGCACGGTCTTCGGCATCGTCACCGATGGCTTTGCCTATTCCGACCTGCTCACCCCGATCCACGACGTCATCGGCGCCGATGGCGATCCTGCCACCGCCGGCGACGCGCCCACCGAGCGCACCGAGATCCGCCTGTACACCGCCGCGGTGCTGCGCCAGCTCCCCGAGGAGCCGCTGCAGCCGGTGCCGCTCGGCGCGGTGCACCTGGCCGGCGACGCCGACGTGGTGACCGCCCTCCGGATGGACGCCTTCCTCCATGGGGGGAAGCCGACCGGCATCCCGGCGGGGGTCTACGCCGCCGGTGGCCTCGAGGCGCCGATCTACCTCGATGCCGACTTCCTGCTCGGCCCCGAGGCGGCCCACCTCAATATCACCGGGGTCTCCGGCCTCGCCACCAAGACCAGCGCGGTCGAGTTCCTGCTCTCGAGCATCTTCCAGACCTTCCCGGCCCACAAGGGCAGCGTGGCCGCGGTCTGCTTCAACGTGAAGGGCCCGGACCTCTGCTTTCTCGACCAGCCGGCGGACCTCTCCGACGAGGACCGCCGACTCTATGACCGGCTCGGCCTCCGCCCGGAGCCGTTTCCCGACGTCACCTATCACGCGCCCTACAAGGCCGACGGCGTCAACCTCAACACCCTCCGGACGCACGAGGCGCTGGCCGGCAACACGGTGCCACTGGTGTGGGGGCTGCGCGAGGTGCTCGACTACGCCGAGGTGCTGCTCAACAAGGACGACGTCGACGCCAAGGCCGGGGCCTTCATCGACTTCCTGGGCGAGCGGGTGGTGGGTCGCGAGTTCCGCGACATCACCCTCTCGGAGGAGACCCTCGAGGTGCGCAGCTTTGCCGACCTCGAGGACTTCTTCCGCCGCATCTTCGACTTCATGGAGGTGCAGGCCAAGGGGAGCGAGGTGTGGCGCAACCACCACCTGGCCACCATCCGGAAGGTCCGCAACCGCCTCGGCAACATCAGCGTCCGCGCCAAGGGGCTGGTCACCGATGACGGCCAGTCGAGCGACCTCCCGTGGGGCGCCTTCCGCGACCGGAGCGTCCACGTCATCGACGTGGCCGGGGTCGACCCGCTGGCGCAGGACCTGGTCTTTGCGCGCGTGGTGAACAAGCTCAAGGAGCACCTGGAGCGCCGGGACCTGGGCGTGGACCACGTGGTGGTCTTCGTGGACGAGCTCAACAAGTATGCTCCCGCCGACGGCCAGGATACCTACGTCCGGCGCATGCTGCTCGAGCTGAGCGAGCGCGGCCGCTACCTCGGCCTGGTGCTCTTCTCGGCCCAGCAGTTCCGCAGCCAGGTGCTGCGTCGGGTCGTGGGGAACGCCGGCACCGCGCTGCTGGGGCGCATGGACATGGACGAGATCGCGACGCCGGGCTATGCGATCCTGTCGCCGGCCACCCGGGCCAAGCTGGCGGCGCTCCCCAAGGGCGAGCTCATGGTGCGCCACCCGCACTTCACCCAGCCGCTCTTCGTGCGGTTCCCGCGGCCGGCCATGCTGCCGGGGCGGGCCGGGGTGGAGCGCTTCCCGCCGGCGGCCGACCTGCCATTCCCCCAGGCGGTGGCCCGCCAGCTGCGCGCGCTGGACCCGTCGGTGACGGCCCCGAAGGTCGAGGCCGTGATCGACGGACGGCGCGAGGACGACGTGCGCCGGGCCCTGCACGCCACGCGCCGCGCCCGCCCCGACCACGTGCTGGCGTACTTCACGGCCCAGCTCGGCAAGCGGGTGGAGCGGCAGGAGCCGACGGGTCGCAGCGTCACCGGGCTCAAGCGGACCACCGACCCGTACGGCTGA
- a CDS encoding DUF481 domain-containing protein — MRSPLLLPAAWVLLAGLAPARLAAWAPDDSTAHWSATAELSYTDVNGNKSLSLFSTGFGFKRQGGRVFELVFQTGMRYGKSEGEVAAENYDAELSTRFRPASWVSPFFYSKASRDRLKNVDVRVAAAAGAEVNLLQPTDQRVSLGVAILQDYERRLLPEGSTSAETVSLTRFNLRFVARPVLRKGVTAEHRTQYEPVAGHLGDYLFSSQTSLRVLLTGGLALQTSYQYNYDSSPAPGVTSRSDRAITTGLIVELR, encoded by the coding sequence ATGCGAAGCCCCCTCCTCCTGCCGGCCGCCTGGGTCCTGCTCGCCGGCCTCGCTCCCGCCCGCCTGGCGGCGTGGGCGCCCGATGACAGCACCGCCCATTGGTCGGCCACCGCCGAGCTCTCGTACACCGACGTCAACGGCAACAAGTCGCTCTCGCTCTTCAGCACCGGCTTCGGGTTCAAGCGGCAGGGGGGGCGGGTGTTCGAGCTCGTCTTCCAGACCGGGATGCGCTACGGCAAGAGCGAAGGCGAGGTGGCGGCGGAGAACTACGATGCCGAACTCAGCACCCGCTTCCGGCCGGCCTCGTGGGTCTCGCCGTTCTTCTACAGCAAGGCCTCGCGGGACCGGCTCAAGAACGTCGACGTGCGGGTCGCCGCGGCGGCGGGCGCCGAGGTGAACCTGCTGCAGCCGACCGACCAGCGGGTCTCGCTCGGCGTGGCCATCCTGCAGGACTACGAGCGCCGGCTCCTGCCGGAAGGGAGCACCTCGGCGGAGACCGTCTCCCTCACCCGGTTCAACCTGCGCTTCGTGGCGCGGCCGGTGCTCCGCAAGGGCGTGACGGCGGAACACCGCACCCAGTACGAGCCGGTGGCCGGTCACCTCGGGGACTACCTGTTCAGCTCGCAGACCTCGCTGCGGGTGCTGCTCACCGGCGGGCTCGCGCTGCAGACGAGCTACCAGTACAACTACGACTCCTCCCCCGCCCCGGGGGTCACCAGCCGCTCCGACCGGGCGATCACCACGGGGCTGATCGTCGAGCTGCGCTAG
- a CDS encoding thymidine kinase, which translates to MYHGSRPGWIEVITGVMFSGKSEELIRRIRRGIIARRRVQVFKSHLDSRYAGLYTVSTHDGRELEATPVDAAAEIFRLVRPDTELVGIDEAQFLDPEIVTVASALAARGVRVILAGTDTDFRGEPFGAMGNLLAIAETVDKLQAICVICGDLATRNQRLVDGKPARYDSPTILVGGRESYEARCRHCHRVPRKDEDQTALL; encoded by the coding sequence ATGTACCACGGCTCGCGACCCGGCTGGATCGAGGTCATCACCGGCGTCATGTTCAGCGGCAAGAGCGAGGAGCTCATCCGCCGCATCCGCCGGGGCATCATCGCGCGCCGCCGGGTCCAGGTGTTCAAGTCGCACCTCGACTCGCGCTACGCCGGGCTCTACACGGTCTCCACCCACGACGGGCGCGAGCTCGAGGCCACGCCGGTGGACGCGGCGGCGGAGATCTTCCGCCTGGTGCGGCCGGACACCGAACTGGTGGGCATCGACGAGGCGCAGTTCCTCGACCCCGAGATCGTGACGGTGGCCAGCGCGCTGGCGGCGCGGGGGGTGCGGGTGATCCTTGCCGGCACCGACACCGACTTCCGGGGCGAGCCCTTCGGCGCCATGGGGAACCTGCTGGCCATCGCCGAGACGGTGGACAAGCTGCAGGCCATCTGCGTCATCTGCGGCGACCTCGCCACCCGCAACCAGCGCCTGGTGGACGGCAAGCCGGCGCGCTACGACTCCCCGACGATCCTGGTCGGCGGCCGGGAGTCCTACGAGGCCCGCTGCCGGCACTGTCACCGTGTCCCCCGCAAGGACGAGGACCAGACGGCGCTGCTGTAG
- a CDS encoding pyridoxal phosphate-dependent aminotransferase, producing the protein MSDSLSPNLAYLKPSETVAISNETKRRRAAGEDIIDMSVGEPDFDTPKLVADAGIQAIQKGYTRYAANPGIVELRAAVARNLSLMSGGRAINPDQIIISNGSKQSIFNACFSLFGPKDKVLIPTPAWVSYPQIVHLCRAEPIAVTGDPEWGLKVSVKDLEARYDKLVKGLILCSPCNPTGATYSATEIKAIAEWARTHGVWIIADEIYRRIYYGNGPAPSFLDLPDELLERVVLIYGAAKAYAMTGWRIGAAYAPMPLVRAMGALQSQTTTAANHPAQWAAATAFADERVDADVGKMVSAFRRRRDTVVARFRAEAPGVEFVEPTGAFYFFFRVDGVTRLHDYTGTAFCERAMAAGVALVPGAAFGDDRWVRMSYALSDKDLDTALARLLSLIKTLGET; encoded by the coding sequence ATGTCCGACAGCCTGTCGCCGAACCTCGCCTACCTGAAGCCGTCCGAGACCGTCGCCATCAGCAACGAGACCAAGCGTCGTCGGGCGGCGGGCGAGGACATCATCGACATGAGCGTCGGCGAGCCCGACTTCGACACCCCGAAGCTGGTGGCCGACGCGGGCATCCAGGCGATCCAGAAGGGGTACACCCGCTACGCCGCGAACCCGGGCATCGTGGAATTGCGCGCCGCGGTGGCGCGCAACCTCTCGCTCATGTCCGGCGGGCGCGCCATCAACCCCGACCAGATCATCATCAGCAACGGCTCCAAGCAGTCGATCTTCAACGCCTGCTTCTCGCTGTTCGGCCCCAAGGACAAGGTGCTGATCCCCACGCCGGCGTGGGTGTCGTACCCGCAGATCGTGCACCTCTGCCGCGCGGAGCCCATCGCCGTCACCGGCGATCCCGAGTGGGGGCTCAAGGTCAGCGTGAAGGACCTCGAGGCCAGGTACGACAAGCTGGTGAAGGGGCTCATCCTCTGCTCCCCCTGCAACCCCACCGGCGCCACCTACTCCGCCACCGAGATCAAGGCCATCGCGGAATGGGCCCGCACGCACGGGGTGTGGATCATCGCCGACGAGATCTACCGCCGGATCTACTACGGCAATGGCCCGGCGCCCTCCTTCCTCGACCTGCCGGACGAGCTGCTGGAGCGGGTGGTGCTCATCTATGGCGCCGCCAAGGCCTACGCCATGACCGGCTGGCGCATCGGCGCGGCCTACGCCCCGATGCCGCTGGTGCGCGCCATGGGGGCGCTGCAGTCGCAGACCACCACCGCCGCCAACCACCCGGCCCAGTGGGCCGCCGCCACGGCCTTCGCCGACGAGCGGGTCGACGCCGACGTGGGGAAGATGGTGAGCGCCTTCCGCCGCCGCCGCGACACCGTGGTGGCGCGGTTCCGCGCCGAGGCCCCGGGGGTGGAGTTCGTGGAGCCGACGGGCGCCTTCTACTTCTTCTTCCGCGTGGATGGCGTCACCCGCCTCCACGACTACACCGGCACCGCCTTCTGCGAACGCGCCATGGCGGCCGGGGTGGCGCTGGTGCCGGGCGCGGCCTTCGGCGACGACCGCTGGGTCCGCATGAGCTACGCGCTCTCCGACAAGGACCTCGACACCGCGCTGGCGCGGCTGCTGAGCCTCATCAAGACCCTGGGCGAGACATGA
- the gcvH gene encoding glycine cleavage system protein GcvH, with translation MANVPADLLYTPEHEWVRKTQDPKVVEIGITDFAQGELGDIVFLDLPKAGASFSRMGVFGTVEAVKAVSELFCPVSGTVTEANTGLDGDPGTVNRDPYGAGWMVRLTLSDPSELGTLLSAADYTAKIAG, from the coding sequence GTGGCCAACGTTCCCGCCGACCTCCTCTACACCCCCGAGCACGAGTGGGTGCGGAAAACCCAGGACCCGAAGGTGGTGGAGATCGGGATCACCGACTTCGCCCAGGGCGAGCTCGGCGACATCGTCTTCCTGGACCTCCCCAAGGCGGGCGCCAGCTTCAGCCGGATGGGCGTCTTCGGCACGGTCGAGGCGGTGAAGGCGGTCTCCGAGCTCTTCTGCCCGGTGTCGGGGACGGTGACGGAGGCCAACACCGGGCTCGACGGCGACCCGGGGACGGTGAACCGGGACCCGTACGGCGCCGGCTGGATGGTGCGGCTGACCCTGTCCGACCCCTCCGAGCTGGGCACGCTGCTCAGCGCCGCCGACTACACGGCCAAGATCGCGGGCTGA